In a genomic window of Bacillota bacterium:
- a CDS encoding GGDEF domain-containing protein, with protein MKNLSLAQWRSVPPALFFNEEHAYLNIQWPAYKEKPEYLDPLTGLPNRRAFDDASKTSVELANRQSEGFGIIVLDIDHFKKINDTHGHQAGDKALQIFAAVVDSTLREEDFFARIGGEEFIALTPAWDKVFGIGERVRKAVESQTFDIKEGVEIKLTCSFGCASYPDDAASFDKLFDLADKALYKAKNNGRNKGEQAK; from the coding sequence ATGAAAAACCTGAGCCTGGCACAATGGCGCTCTGTTCCTCCAGCTCTATTTTTCAATGAAGAACATGCTTACTTAAATATTCAATGGCCCGCTTACAAAGAAAAACCTGAGTACCTCGATCCGCTTACTGGTTTACCTAACCGTAGAGCTTTTGACGACGCTTCAAAAACATCAGTGGAATTGGCGAACAGGCAAAGTGAGGGATTCGGGATTATTGTGCTGGATATAGATCATTTTAAAAAAATCAATGATACTCATGGGCACCAGGCAGGAGATAAAGCACTCCAGATATTTGCTGCCGTTGTAGACTCCACATTGCGGGAGGAAGACTTTTTTGCCCGAATTGGAGGTGAAGAATTCATTGCACTCACACCGGCCTGGGATAAAGTATTTGGAATAGGAGAAAGAGTACGAAAGGCTGTTGAAAGTCAGACTTTCGACATTAAAGAAGGAGTCGAAATAAAATTGACTTGTTCATTTGGTTGTGCCTCATATCCTGATGATGCTGCAAGTTTTGATAAACTATTTGATTTAGCAGATAAAGCTTTATATAAAGCAAAAAACAATGGGAGAAATAAAGGTGAACAAGCCAAGTAA
- a CDS encoding AbrB/MazE/SpoVT family DNA-binding domain-containing protein codes for MPEKIQQVQKRMLISLAQIAKSINIQEGDYVALEERNGGIFIRPVSWHDKNQEYFWSSEWQEKVKRSCEALQKGEFETFDNTDDLLKVLGEENADDNSN; via the coding sequence ATGCCTGAAAAAATTCAACAAGTTCAAAAACGCATGTTAATCAGTCTTGCCCAAATTGCAAAATCAATCAACATTCAAGAAGGTGATTATGTAGCATTGGAGGAACGAAATGGAGGGATTTTCATACGTCCCGTTTCATGGCACGATAAAAACCAGGAATATTTCTGGTCAAGTGAATGGCAGGAGAAAGTGAAACGCAGCTGTGAGGCTTTACAAAAAGGGGAGTTTGAAACATTTGACAATACCGATGATTTATTGAAAGTGCTTGGTGAAGAAAATGCCGACGATAATTCTAACTAA
- a CDS encoding DNA helicase has product MPTIILTKPFKVDFKKLSKTEQKQARKSLRLLVDNPKHPSLQIHRIKGAPFWEAYVNMDIRIIFERNSDTLILHAIGHHDILRKK; this is encoded by the coding sequence ATGCCGACGATAATTCTAACTAAACCATTCAAGGTAGACTTTAAGAAGTTATCAAAAACTGAACAGAAGCAAGCTAGAAAATCATTGCGTTTGCTAGTAGATAATCCGAAACACCCTTCGCTTCAAATACACCGAATTAAAGGTGCTCCGTTTTGGGAAGCTTACGTAAATATGGATATCAGGATTATCTTTGAACGAAATAGTGATACGCTGATACTCCACGCTATCGGACATCATGATATTTTAAGGAAAAAGTAG
- a CDS encoding copper amine oxidase N-terminal domain-containing protein, producing the protein MKKPLIIVICLALLVAFATAATAGDKNQLDVYDRQELVKSVVFVIGSNEYFVNGETPGKKMDAEPFIENSRTFVPIRYLSNALGVVDKHIGWESPTVTLDQPGMPVVELAVGSKEIVSDDQAETMDVAPLLTEGRTYLPARWVAEALGYEVAWDGENNVVLCYPKGTEKPDIDRVIDYIGGETPQEPVEEQPDNAEAVEFDGEPLDPNDYEVAERKAIPHEFTKPGASRMDMTVEELRQNPVMMGEGNGYKTIYDVDVRTDMVYVKQDGSARVPAILVLAKGNDVSVQRANTLKEYSSNPFTHGYYVSLDADPGGGTKIEDVTHIMLLYSNQALAIKNPLYKGDN; encoded by the coding sequence ATGAAAAAGCCGTTGATTATTGTCATTTGTCTGGCCTTGCTGGTAGCCTTTGCAACGGCGGCCACCGCCGGGGATAAAAACCAATTGGACGTTTACGACCGGCAGGAGCTTGTCAAAAGCGTAGTCTTTGTAATCGGCAGCAATGAATACTTTGTAAACGGGGAAACTCCGGGAAAGAAGATGGATGCAGAGCCATTTATCGAAAACAGCCGGACTTTTGTACCTATCCGCTACCTGAGTAACGCCCTGGGCGTAGTGGACAAGCATATTGGTTGGGAGAGCCCAACGGTTACACTGGATCAGCCGGGTATGCCGGTGGTGGAGCTGGCCGTGGGCAGTAAGGAGATCGTAAGTGACGACCAGGCTGAAACTATGGACGTAGCTCCTCTGTTAACCGAGGGCCGCACCTACCTGCCTGCACGGTGGGTTGCCGAAGCGTTAGGCTATGAAGTAGCCTGGGACGGGGAAAACAATGTTGTGCTTTGCTATCCCAAGGGGACAGAAAAGCCAGACATTGACAGGGTAATTGATTATATTGGTGGTGAAACGCCGCAGGAACCCGTTGAAGAACAACCCGACAACGCAGAAGCAGTGGAATTTGATGGCGAACCACTTGACCCAAATGATTATGAAGTTGCCGAGAGAAAAGCTATTCCTCACGAATTCACGAAACCGGGGGCCAGTAGGATGGATATGACGGTGGAGGAACTGCGGCAAAATCCGGTTATGATGGGTGAAGGCAATGGTTATAAAACTATTTATGATGTAGATGTGAGGACAGACATGGTTTATGTTAAACAAGATGGAAGTGCCCGTGTACCAGCAATACTTGTACTTGCAAAAGGTAATGACGTTTCTGTACAAAGGGCTAACACCTTAAAAGAATACAGCAGCAACCCCTTTACCCACGGCTACTACGTCAGCCTGGATGCTGACCCAGGCGGCGGTACCAAAATCGAAGATGTTACTCATATAATGTTACTATACAGCAATCAAGCACTGGCTATTAAAAACCCGTTATATAAGGGGGATAATTAA
- a CDS encoding CpaF family protein gives MEEASKNWLEITQEEKKTIIDELSIAIFQKNTWLGEKALIGEHRAKAEEVIRQEVAAHQKVAPNEIEEFVATIIGQATGYGKLDPFFNGPEAEDITEVMVNPSPEGPRVFYGKEGRTHEAKQTLFRSDDEVRRYAQKICESAGRPFNEQNPIVDAWLPDGSRVAVMGFKACPLGTVITIRKSPLVRPPLPLEKMIESETFPPFVVELMVELLVKGHANLGVFGRTDSGKTTLLRALGLHIDPWERVLIGETSFELSFPHLRNCINLVEVTIGKTKYISMTDICEAFNRNNPDRTLVGEIRGAEIVAASEIAESTSGGFWTCGHAGSVNQLRQRMPKMFRRGNVNLPMDMVDEQMQSMFHFLIFVDKDTSGKRALMELVEVNEEGYRPIIRFDTGELARSKGKTRRWIYENPITPERLGQLTFRGATMKDEYEKIHEKYLYSELMA, from the coding sequence ATGGAAGAAGCCTCAAAAAACTGGCTTGAAATCACTCAAGAAGAGAAGAAAACAATTATTGATGAACTGTCAATAGCAATCTTTCAGAAAAACACATGGTTAGGCGAAAAAGCATTAATTGGTGAGCATAGGGCTAAAGCAGAAGAAGTAATCCGTCAAGAGGTTGCAGCCCATCAAAAGGTGGCCCCTAACGAAATAGAAGAATTCGTCGCCACGATTATCGGTCAGGCTACCGGCTATGGAAAATTAGACCCCTTCTTTAACGGGCCGGAGGCAGAGGATATAACCGAAGTAATGGTTAACCCCTCACCCGAAGGACCACGGGTTTTCTACGGAAAGGAAGGCCGAACACATGAAGCTAAGCAGACATTGTTCCGGAGTGACGATGAAGTACGTCGATATGCGCAAAAAATTTGCGAAAGTGCTGGCAGGCCATTTAATGAACAAAACCCCATAGTGGACGCATGGTTACCGGACGGTTCCCGGGTTGCTGTGATGGGGTTTAAGGCTTGCCCATTAGGTACGGTTATAACAATCCGGAAATCACCCCTGGTACGGCCACCACTGCCACTCGAAAAAATGATTGAATCAGAGACTTTTCCGCCCTTCGTAGTGGAGTTGATGGTCGAACTTTTAGTAAAAGGTCATGCCAACCTAGGGGTGTTCGGCCGCACTGACAGCGGTAAAACAACTCTTTTAAGGGCACTGGGCCTGCACATAGACCCATGGGAAAGGGTGCTCATCGGGGAAACCAGTTTTGAGCTTTCATTCCCACATCTTCGAAACTGTATAAACCTGGTGGAAGTGACCATAGGAAAAACAAAATACATCAGCATGACCGACATATGTGAAGCGTTTAACAGGAACAACCCTGACCGTACCCTTGTAGGAGAGATAAGGGGCGCAGAAATAGTTGCCGCTTCAGAGATAGCAGAATCAACATCCGGCGGCTTCTGGACCTGTGGCCATGCCGGAAGTGTTAACCAGTTGCGACAGCGTATGCCGAAAATGTTTCGGAGGGGGAACGTGAACCTGCCCATGGATATGGTGGACGAGCAAATGCAGTCGATGTTTCACTTTTTAATATTCGTAGACAAGGACACTTCCGGAAAAAGAGCCCTCATGGAGTTAGTGGAAGTGAATGAGGAAGGGTACCGCCCTATAATACGGTTCGATACCGGTGAATTGGCCCGTTCCAAAGGAAAAACCCGCCGTTGGATCTATGAAAACCCGATAACACCGGAACGGCTTGGTCAGTTAACCTTTCGGGGAGCAACCATGAAGGATGAATATGAAAAGATACATGAAAAATATTTATATTCGGAGTTGATGGCATAG